From Vitis vinifera cultivar Pinot Noir 40024 chromosome 3, ASM3070453v1, the proteins below share one genomic window:
- the LOC100265794 gene encoding uncharacterized protein LOC100265794, with product MRPPRRPIHTVSAWVRRQPPKVKAFLAVVSGMAALALLRIVVHDHDNLFVAAEAVHSIGICVLIYKLMKEKTCAGLSLKSQELTAIFLAVRLYCSFVMEYDIHTLLDSATLGTTLWVIYMIRFRLKSSYMEDKDNFAIYYVVGPCALLALVIHPSTSHHFVNRIFWAFCVYLEAVSVLPQLRVMQNTKIVEPFTAHYVFALGVARFLSCAHWVLQVLDTRGHLLVALGYGLWPSMVLISEIVQTFILADFCYYYIKSVVGGQLVLRLPSGVV from the exons ATGAGGCCTCCACGAAGACCGATCCACACCGTGTCCGCATGGGTTCGGCGGCAACCGCCCAAGGTCAAGGCCTTCCTGGCCGTCGTCTCCGGCATGGCTGCGCTGGCGCTGCTCCGCATCGTCGTTCATGATCACGATAATCTATTTGTCGCAGCTGAGGCCGTTCACTCTATCGGAATCTGTGTTCTCATCTACAAGCTCATGAAGGAGAAAACTTGTGCtg GACTTTCACTCAAATCCCAGGAATTAACAGCTATATTCTTGGCTGTGAGATTGTACTGTAGTTTTGTGATGGAATATGACATACACACTCTACTTGATTCAGCTACATTGGGCACAACCTTGTGGGTTATTTATATGATTCGCTTTAGGTTAAAGTCCAGTTACATGGAGGATAAAGACAACTTTGCAATATATTATGTG GTGGGACCCTGTGCTCTGTTAGCTTTGGTTATTCATCCATCTACATCGCATCATTTTGTGAACAGGATTTTCTGGGCTTTCTGTGTGTATCTGGAGGCTGTTTCTGTCCTACCTCAGTTGCGAGTCATGCAGAACACAAAG aTTGTTGAACCATTCACTGCTCATTATGTATTTGCATTGGGTGTTGCGAGGTTCTTGAGCTGTGCCCATTGGGTTCTCCAG GTCTTGGATACCCGTGGACACTTGCTAGTAGCTCTCGGCTATGGATTGTGGCCTTCCATGGTTCTTATTTCAGAAATTGTCCAAACATTCATTTTAGCAGACTTCTGTTACTACTATATCAAAAG TGTTGTTGGAGGACAGCTTGTGCTGCGGCTTCCCTCGGGAGTGGTGTGA
- the LOC100253759 gene encoding probable alkaline/neutral invertase B, which yields MSELSPKLGQNGTIKNIDSSSTVAETEDIDFSKLSERPRPLTMERQRSYDERSFLSELSVGMSPRLSIRNIDSYSRNIDHLDTVFSPCRRSGFNTPRSAMDFEPHPMFAEAWEGLRRSLVFFRGKPVGTIAALDNSDEELNYDQVFVRDFVPSALAFLMNGEPEIVRNFLVKTLRLQSWEKKVDRFQLGEGVMPASFKVLHDPVRNSDTLIADFGESAIGRVAPVDSGFWWIILLRAYTKSTGDSTLAELPECQKGMRLILTLCLSEGFDTFPTLLCADGCCMIDRRMGVYGYPIEIQALFFMALRCALLLLKQDDQGKEFIERIVKRLHALSYHMRSYFWLDMKQLNDIYRYKTEEYSHTAVNKFNVIPDSIPEWIFDFMPTYGGYFIGNVSPARMDFRWFCLGNCVAILSSLATPEQSTAIMDLIESRWEELVGDMPLKVCYPAIEGHEWRIVTGCDPKNTRWSYHNGGSWPVLLWLLTAACIKTGRPQIARRAIELAESRLVKDSWPEYYDGKLGRFIGKQARKFQTWSVAGYLVAKMMLEDPSHLGMISLEEDKQMKPLIKRSASWTF from the exons atgtCTGAGCTTTCCCCTAAATTGGGTCAGAATGGAACTATAAAAAACATTGATTCTTCAAGTACAGTGGCTGAAACTGAAGACATTGATTTCTCTAAACTTTCTGAAAGGCCAAGGCCTTTGACTATGGAGAGACAGAGATCGTACGATGAAAGGTCATTCTTGAGCGAATTATCTGTTGGAATGTCACCCCGGCTCTCCATCAGAAATATTGATAGTTATTCCCGAAATATAGATCATCTTGATACCGTATTTTCTCCATGTAGACGGTCTGGGTTTAACACACCAAGGTCAGCGATGGACTTTGAGCCGCACCCAATGTTTGCCGAAGCTTGGGAAGGTTTAAGGCGTTCATTGGTTTTTTTCCGTGGTAAACCAGTTGGCACCATTGCTGCTTTAGATAATTCTGACGAAGAACTTAACTATGATCAG GTGTTTGTGAGAGACTTTGTCCCAAGCGCATTGGCTTTTCTGATGAATGGGGAACCTGAAATTGTAAGGAACTTTCTCGTAAAGACTCTTCGCCTTCAATCTTGGGAGAAAAAGGTAGATCGTTTCCAGCTTGGAGAGGGTGTAATGCCAGCCAGTTTTAAAGTACTCCATGATCCAGTCAGGAACTCCGATACTTTAATAGCTGATTTTGGTGAAAGTGCAATAGGAAGAGTGGCTCCTGTTGATTCTGGATTTTGGTGGATTATACTGCTTCGGGCATACACAAAGTCTACAGGAGACTCTACCCTAGCTGAACTGCCTGAATGCCAGAAGGGTATGCGCCTTATTCTGACTTTATGCCTTTCTGAGGGGTTCGACACATTTCCTACTCTTCTCTGTGCTGATGGGTGCTGTATGATTGATCGAAGAATG GGTGTTTACGGGTATCCCATTGAAATACAAGCACTTTTCTTTATGGCGTTAAGATGTGCTTTGCTTTTACTTAAGCAAGATGACCAGGGTAAGGAGTTCATAGAACGGATAGTTAAACGTCTGCATGCCTTAAGCTATCACATGAGGAGTTATTTTTGGCTTGATATGAAGCAACTTAATGATATTTATCGATACAAAACGGAAGAGTACTCTCACACTGCTGTCAACAAGTTCAATGTAATACCTGATTCTATTCCTGAATGGATTTTTGATTTTATGCCAACTTATGGTGGCTACTTCATCGGGAATGTAAGCCCTGCCAGGATGGACTTCCGTTGGTTTTGCTTGGGTAACTGTGTTGCAATCCTCTCATCATTGGCAACCCCTGAACAATCCACTGCAATTATGGATCTTATCGAATCACGTTGGGAGGAATTGGTTGGAGACATGCCATTAAAGGTTTGTTATCCTGCCATAGAAGGCCATGAATGGCGAATTGTAACAGGGTGTGATCCAAAAAATACAAGGTGGAGTTACCACAATGGAGGATCTTGGCCAG TGCTTCTATGGCTCCTCACTGCTGCCTGCATCAAAACTGGACGCCCCCAGATTGCGAGACGGGCCATTGAGCTTGCTGAGAGCAGGTTGGTGAAAGATAGCTGGCCAGAATACTATGATGGAAAGCTCGGTCGATTCATTGGGAAGCAGGCACGAAAATTCCAAACCTGGTCGGTTGCTGGTTACTTGGTGGCCAAAATGATGCTGGAGGACCCTTCCCATCTGGGCATGATCTCACTGGAGGAAGACAAACAGATGAAGCCCCTCATCAAAAGATCAGCCTCATGGACCTTCTGA